In one window of Gossypium hirsutum isolate 1008001.06 chromosome A01, Gossypium_hirsutum_v2.1, whole genome shotgun sequence DNA:
- the LOC121229721 gene encoding uncharacterized protein → MMASSLFAADTSAKQSHLRHELHSLKKGSLSIRAYVDKIKSLCALLAASDSPISEAERTAVLLTGLSSEFDAIVSTASLSSTPLPFQRLVDTLLECEARQMRSVSDVLVAANFVDGSSPPVVDVASRGGRPPVRGRGRGFRSRIQCQICARYGHLAQCCYYRYHRDEPSQTVAPMVFQGGRASVPTVDAWLGTNRSGYGRGQTWMLPGQNLGVSATEAPVHYFRSNVGVISPLGPHAFVAPGNRFSTPGLHAVDNGAGRISPYYMGQHSGVDHAYSARAPGPHGVETGSGPSGSVRPRLSDE, encoded by the coding sequence ATGATGGCTAGCAGTCTGTTTGCAGCCGATACTAGCGCAAAACAGTCACATCTGCGTCACGAACTGCACTCCCTCAAGAAAGGTAGCCTTTCCATTCGTGCTTATGTTGATAAAATCAAAAGTCTGTGTGCTCTGCTTGCAGCTTCCGATTCACCGATCTCGGAGGCAGAGAGGACGGCTGTTTTACTCACCGGCTTATCTTCCGAATTTGATGCTATTGTTTCGACTGCGTCTCTCTCTTCTACTCCATTGCCGTTTCAACGTCTTGTTGATACGCTTCTTGAATGTGAGGCTCGGCAGATGCGATCGGTGTCTGATGTGTTGGTTGCTGCGAACTTTGTCGACGGTTCTTCGCCACCAGTGGTGGATGTGGCTTCTCGTGGTGGACGACCCCCAGTGCGTGGTCGTGGACGGGGGTTTCGTAGCCGAATCCAGTGTCAGATTTGTGCTCGGTATGGGCATCTTGCTCAATGCTGTTACTATCGGTATCATCGTGATGAGCCATCTCAAACCGTTGCTCCGATGGTCTTTCAAGGCGGGCGTGCTTCTGTACCAACTGTGGATGCTTGGCTTGGCACAAATAGGAGTGGTTATGGGCGTGGTCAAACTTGGATGCTTCCTGGTCAAAATTTGGGGGTTTCTGCTACTGAGGCTCCTGTTCACTATTTTCGGTCAAATGTGGGGGTTATTTCCCCACTTGGGCCACATGCATTTGTTGCACCTGGGAATCGATTCTCTACTCCTGGGTTGCATGCTGTTGATAATGGTGCTGGGCGCATTTCTCCCTATTATATGGGTCAACATTCAGGTGTCGATCATGCTTATAGTGCGAGGGCGCCTGGGCCACACGGTGTTGAGACGGGTTCTGGGCCTAGTGGATCTGTCCGACCTCGTCTCAGTGATGAGTAG